In Gammaproteobacteria bacterium, the genomic stretch AGATACTAAGCGTTATATAGTCTCCCGAATTCGGCAAGCTGCTCTGGTGAGCAACATATTGCCAGGTTCGGTAGAATATCTTTTGTTTCTCGAGTTCGAAGATTTCTGCGGAAAGATAGTACTCGGAGGGTAGGGTAAATGATGTCTCGGCATCTTGCGTTAACGGTTTATGCAGGGGAGGTAATGCCGACATTCTGCTTTAGCCCGGTGCTCAGGAACGACTGTCCATCGCTTTCAGAATCATCGCCTGGTCGATTTCACCGACGATCCTGTCTTCGTCATTAACCACCGCGAGTGGGCCTTCGGTCTGGATGATAAGGTCGATTAATGAGTCGAGCTTGGCGCCCTCGTTGACACGTTGCGCGCCATTGTTCCTGATCGCATCGGAGGCATCACGCATGATCTTGCCGACGCTCAATACCTTGTAGCGTGGCACATCCTCGGTGAATTCGCGCACATAGTCATCGACCGGGTTAGCGACGATTTCTTCAGGTGTGCCGATTTGCACCACGACGCCGTCTTTCATGATCGCGATGTGATCTCCCATTTTAATCGCTTCGAGAAAATCATGCGTGATGAAGATCATGGTCTTGCGCACTTCGGCCTGGATTTTGATGAGCTCGTCCTGCATTTCGCGACGTATCAACGGATCAAGTGCGCTGAAGGGTTCGTCAAAGATCAGGATCTCGGGATCTACTGCCATCGCACGGGCCAGCCCGACTCGTTGTTGCATCCCGCCGGAGAGTTCACGCGGGTAATGATCGGCCCAACCGTGAAGGCCGACCTTTTCCAGCACTTCCAGCGCTTTGGCTTTGCGTTCCTTTTTATCCATGCCGCGAATTTCGAGGCCGAAGGAAATATTGTCGATAACCTTGCGATGCGGGAACAGGCCGAAATGCTGGAACACCATGCTCATGCGAAAGCGGCGTAGTTCGGTGAGCTGGGTGCCGTTATAACCCATGATGTCTTCGCCGTCGATGATCATTTCCCCGGCGGTGGGTTCGATTAATCTTGAAATACAGCGCACTAAAGTCGACTTGCCGCTGCCCGACAAGCCCATGACGACGAAGGTTTCGCCTTTGTTGATTTCAAAAGAAACGTCATTAACGCCGATCACATGTCCGGTTTGCTCCTGTACCTCGGCGCGCGACAAAGATCGGTCGAGGTTCTCCAGTGTCCGTTCGGGGTAGGTTCCGAATATCTTCCAGATATTTTTACAGACGATTTGAGGTGCTTCGGACATTGTAATACTCGTTATCAGCCGATATTTCCGGCTATCTTAGCCTAACGCCGAACGAGCTGTAAACCAGCCGTACCGCTATTGCAGGTGTCGTTGATCGAGGATAAGCTAACACGAATCTGACGGGACGGGGATGTATGGGCGCGGTATTAGAAGAACGGGCACGCTCGGGCTGGTGGAGCGATATCTGGGAAGAACACCGCAGCTGGGTAGTCACTTTTGCGCTGCTTACGGTTTCTCTGGTGATCTGGAAAATTCACGGTGGCGAAACCATATTCCCGAAGAGCTGGATCGAGTCATTTCCGTTCGCCCAACAAACTGACGCCTTCAAAGACAAGTTTTTTCCTGTTATTCAACCATCGACGCGCGTGGTCGCCGCCGGTGTCGTCTGGTTTTACGAGTTGATGGTCGATTTTCTGACCTTTACCCAGTGGCAGGTAGTATTCGTTATCCTGGTGTTACCGGCATTTGCCTATGGTGGTTTGCGCCTGGGCCTGCTCGGTATCATCGCAGTCGGATCATGGTTGGTGCTGGACTTCTGGGACGAATCGATGGAAACCCTGAGCCTGATGTGTATTTCGATCCTGATAGCGATCGTCAGCGGAGTGCTGCTGGGTGTTATGGCGTCGCAAAGCGATCGTTTCGAGGCATTCATCAAACCGATTCTCGATACCATGCAGACGCTACCCGCCTTTGTCTACCTGATCCCGGCATTTTACCTGTTCGGTATCGGCGCGCCCGGCGCGATTCTCGCAACCGTAATTTACGCACTGCCGCCGGTCGTTCGCCTGACCAATCTGGGTATTCGCCAGGTCCCGGCCGGGATCGACGAAGCCGCGACATCTTTCGGTGCGACCCGGGTGCAATCGCTTATCAAGGTCAAGATTCCACTCGCGATGCCGTCAATTAAACTGGGTGTCAACCAGACCGTGATGATGGCACTGGCGCTGGTTGTACTGGCGACTTTCATCGGTTCGCCGGGGCTGGGAGATATCGTGTTCCAGGGGCTGCAACGTCTCAATGTCGGCAAGGCGCTCGAAGGGGGACTCGCGATCGTGCTGATGGCGATCATCCTCGATCGCGTGACCTACGCGATGGGACACATCGAACAAACCAGGGGCAGCCAGCACGATCATGTATTTCGGTTGTTTCCACAGGGACTGGAGAATATCAAGCCGATACTGTACATCGAATACGGCATCGACTGGATATGGCATCGAATAGCCCAGGTTGGGAATTTGGTCGCGCTGACCATTACCTCGCTGGTATGCAGGCTGGTTGCAATCTACGATTCGGATTTTGCCGGCAAGGTACGTGACATCATGCTGGCGCGCAGTTTCCTGATCGCGAGCCTGGTGTTGATCGCGGTTTTGATGCTGCTCGACGCCTACACCGACCTGTTTGGTAAATTCCCGCGCGAGTGGGAATATCGTTTCCGCACCCCGGTCAACCAGTACATGGATGAATTGATCACCAACGATCTGTTTTACGCGATTACGCAGGGAATCAAGGAAACGCTGTGGTATGGATTGATCAATCCGCTGAATAGCTTTTTGAAAGGTTTGCCCTGGTGGTACACCAGCCTGGTGTTCGTCGTGGGCGCCTACTTATTCAGCGGCCGCGGACTGGCTATCGCGACTTTGCTGGGACTGCTGTTTATCGGTGCCACCGACCTGTGGTTGTTCGGCATGATAACGCTGTCAACCGTTCTCGTCTCGGTACTGATTTGTTTTATATTTGGCGTGCCGCTGGGAATTTTATCGGCTTACAGTAAAACCACCGATACCATTCTCAAACCGATACTCGATACGATGCAAACGATGCCGGTGTTCGTCTACCTGGTACCGGTCGTCATGTTTTTCCAGGGTGGGCAGGTGTCGGCGGTGATCGCTACCGTGATCTATGCGCTACCGCCTATTGTACGCTGCACCACGCTGGGTATTCGCGAGTTGCCCGAGCAGATCGACGA encodes the following:
- a CDS encoding glycine betaine/L-proline ABC transporter ATP-binding protein, whose product is MSEAPQIVCKNIWKIFGTYPERTLENLDRSLSRAEVQEQTGHVIGVNDVSFEINKGETFVVMGLSGSGKSTLVRCISRLIEPTAGEMIIDGEDIMGYNGTQLTELRRFRMSMVFQHFGLFPHRKVIDNISFGLEIRGMDKKERKAKALEVLEKVGLHGWADHYPRELSGGMQQRVGLARAMAVDPEILIFDEPFSALDPLIRREMQDELIKIQAEVRKTMIFITHDFLEAIKMGDHIAIMKDGVVVQIGTPEEIVANPVDDYVREFTEDVPRYKVLSVGKIMRDASDAIRNNGAQRVNEGAKLDSLIDLIIQTEGPLAVVNDEDRIVGEIDQAMILKAMDSRS
- a CDS encoding aromatic ring-hydroxylating dioxygenase subunit alpha, which produces MSALPPLHKPLTQDAETSFTLPSEYYLSAEIFELEKQKIFYRTWQYVAHQSSLPNSGDYITLSI
- a CDS encoding ABC transporter permease subunit, with the protein product MGAVLEERARSGWWSDIWEEHRSWVVTFALLTVSLVIWKIHGGETIFPKSWIESFPFAQQTDAFKDKFFPVIQPSTRVVAAGVVWFYELMVDFLTFTQWQVVFVILVLPAFAYGGLRLGLLGIIAVGSWLVLDFWDESMETLSLMCISILIAIVSGVLLGVMASQSDRFEAFIKPILDTMQTLPAFVYLIPAFYLFGIGAPGAILATVIYALPPVVRLTNLGIRQVPAGIDEAATSFGATRVQSLIKVKIPLAMPSIKLGVNQTVMMALALVVLATFIGSPGLGDIVFQGLQRLNVGKALEGGLAIVLMAIILDRVTYAMGHIEQTRGSQHDHVFRLFPQGLENIKPILYIEYGIDWIWHRIAQVGNLVALTITSLVCRLVAIYDSDFAGKVRDIMLARSFLIASLVLIAVLMLLDAYTDLFGKFPREWEYRFRTPVNQYMDELITNDLFYAITQGIKETLWYGLINPLNSFLKGLPWWYTSLVFVVGAYLFSGRGLAIATLLGLLFIGATDLWLFGMITLSTVLVSVLICFIFGVPLGILSAYSKTTDTILKPILDTMQTMPVFVYLVPVVMFFQGGQVSAVIATVIYALPPIVRCTTLGIRELPEQIDEVSNSFGASTVQTLVKVKIPMAIPAVMLGINQGIMMALAMEVVTPLIGGKGLGLAVFDGMNMASIGLSLQAGIGIVLLAIILDRMSQAWTKTQREAMGLT